Proteins encoded by one window of Bacteroidales bacterium:
- a CDS encoding DUF456 domain-containing protein produces the protein METVWIILGCILLIAGILGSFLPVLPGPPLAYVALLIQQFREEKPFTVNFLVIWALVTTVVILLDYYVPIWGTKKLGGTKAGMWGATIGMIIGIFFLPPIGIILGPFIGAVLGELTKGIDFKIAMKAGFGSFLGFLAGVLMKTVISLIMGFYLIKSFF, from the coding sequence ATGGAAACTGTTTGGATCATTCTGGGGTGTATCCTGCTCATTGCAGGGATTTTAGGCAGTTTTCTCCCTGTCTTGCCGGGCCCTCCCCTGGCCTATGTCGCCCTGCTCATTCAGCAGTTCAGGGAAGAAAAGCCTTTTACGGTCAACTTTCTGGTCATCTGGGCGCTGGTCACCACGGTGGTCATTTTACTTGATTATTATGTGCCCATCTGGGGCACCAAAAAATTGGGCGGCACCAAGGCAGGCATGTGGGGTGCCACCATCGGGATGATCATCGGCATATTTTTTCTGCCTCCCATTGGAATAATCCTGGGTCCTTTTATCGGGGCCGTTCTCGGAGAGCTGACCAAAGGCATTGATTTCAAAATAGCCATGAAAGCCGGTTTTGGTTCATTTCTGGGATTTCTTGCCGGTGTGCTGATGAAAACCGTCATCTCCCTGATCATGGGATTTTACCTGATAAAAAGCTTCTTTTAG
- a CDS encoding transketolase has protein sequence MDEHQIPILRRLSYEIRKTILLSLAEAGSGHTGGSLDLSDVFACLYFNILKHNPSHPNWEERDRLILSIGHVAPVLYATLAQAGYFPKEEMRTLRKLDSRLQGHPGRDHGLPGIELSAGSLGQGLSVAVGLALGARLDKKNWQVYSIHGDGELQEGSIWEAAMSAAHYRLDNLTALIDRNGLQIDGKTSDVMELEQLAYKWKAFGWHVLPCDGHDHRDIIRAYDEARQAKGKPSVIIAKTIMGKGVPSIEGDYRWHGKAPTKQQAEQFIRELY, from the coding sequence ATGGACGAGCATCAGATCCCAATACTACGCCGCCTGTCGTACGAAATCAGGAAAACCATTCTGCTAAGCCTGGCAGAGGCCGGGTCGGGCCATACTGGCGGCTCGCTTGATCTGTCGGATGTATTTGCCTGCCTGTATTTCAATATCTTAAAACATAATCCTTCCCATCCCAACTGGGAGGAGCGCGACCGGCTGATCTTATCCATAGGCCATGTAGCGCCGGTTCTCTATGCAACCCTTGCCCAGGCAGGTTACTTTCCCAAGGAAGAGATGAGGACGCTGCGCAAGCTGGATTCGCGTTTGCAGGGGCATCCTGGAAGGGACCACGGTCTGCCCGGAATTGAACTATCGGCCGGTTCACTCGGACAGGGGCTTTCGGTGGCCGTTGGCCTGGCGCTTGGTGCCCGCCTGGATAAAAAGAACTGGCAGGTGTACAGCATTCATGGCGATGGCGAGCTCCAGGAAGGTTCCATCTGGGAAGCGGCCATGAGCGCAGCCCATTACAGGCTGGATAACCTGACGGCACTCATTGACCGCAACGGTTTGCAAATCGACGGCAAAACCTCCGACGTAATGGAACTGGAACAGCTGGCGTATAAATGGAAGGCTTTCGGATGGCATGTCCTTCCCTGCGACGGGCATGATCATCGGGATATCATCAGGGCATACGACGAGGCCAGACAGGCAAAAGGAAAACCATCGGTCATCATAGCAAAGACCATCATGGGTAAGGGTGTACCTTCCATTGAGGGAGATTACCGGTGGCACGGGAAGGCACCGACAAAACAGCAGGCGGAACAATTTATCCGGGAACTGTATTAA